Genomic DNA from Candidatus Omnitrophota bacterium:
TTCCATGTTCGGATGGCTGAAATCGCCGATTTTCGTTTTTGATCCCGTCTCTTCCGGATAATTACAGTATGTGCTTACCCCTACTATTTCATCATCCAGGCCTAAGGCGAAAAGTATCTCCGTAGTGGACGGCGCCAGGGAAATGTAACGCGGGGCGCCGGAGGAGGGAACTGTTCCCGTCTCCGCCGAGCTGTTGTTAGCCGCGCAAGGGAACTGTTCCTGGCCAAAGAGCAATACCAGGCAAATTATTATGATTATTTTCTTCATAAATTTAAAATTTTCATCCCTCGCGTAAACGCTCGAAGATTTCCCGGAAATCTTCTGCGCACGCTTCGGGATTTTTCGGCCAAACAACTTATGTTCGTCAGCTGCGCTTCCTCATAAGTTGTGGCCTCAAAAAAATAACCCTGATTTCAGCTTATCACTGACATCAGGGTTGCACCCAAATATTACTTGGCCCTTTCCGCGAGGCGTTACGTTTTATATAGGCAGGTCTTCTGGCTCGGGTATCTTCCTACTTGCTGCGTCTTCCCATCCTGCGTTAACAGGATAGTGACATTTACAGCTTTCGTCCACCCTTACAGCGGCGGGACCGCACTCGAATTCATACACTTCGTTCAACCGAAGGACGAGTTTCCCTAAACCTATATCACTAACTTGACTCTCTTAAGATACCACCTGCCGATAAATTGTCAAACAATATTTTAAAGCGGTTCTGAGGTATGCTTAAAAGTGTCCCCAGAACCGCCCCGATGCATTATTTCAACTTGTTTTTTATCTCCTGAGCCACTTTTTTACCGGATAACAGCATCCCGCCGAATATCGGCCCCATTCTGGGCGCCCCATATACCGCGTTCGCGCACATCCCGCAGACATATAGCCCCGGAGCTACTTCTTTGGAATTCCTTACGATCGTATCCTCTCCTACTTCAGCCCACATGGATTGTTCGCCGTTTACTTTACCGGACGATGTCTTTAAAGAAATACCGGATTTTCTTTCCGCTATGCGCGCTACTTCAGCGGCGTGTCCGGTGGCGTCAACCACAAAATCCGCCGCCATAGTGATAGGGTCAACATGAAGATTGGCCATTTGCACCGCTGTCCAGTTCAGCACCAGTCCGCAGATCCTGTTCTTGCGGATCATCACGTCTTCCGCGCTGATCAAGTTGAATATTTTTACCCCGGCTTTAATTGTTTTTGAACAGATAGTGGAAACTGTTTCCAGGGAATCCGCCAGGTAGTAATTTTTCTCATATAATCGTGTTCTTACCCCGAATTCATCAAGGATGGCTTTGGCCTTTTCCTGAAATACGATCTCATTGAACATTATCCCGCCGCCCCACATTCCCCCGCCCACGGACAGTTTGCGTTCGAACATTACCACTTTTTTTCCCTGTTTGGCCAGATAATAGGCGCAGCACATCCCGGCAGGGCCGGCGCCGACTATCGCCACATCCACGTTCAAAGCGTCGACCAGCTTGTTGTTGTATGATTCGATGATGGCTTTTGAGATCTTTATTTCATCCAGCTGCATGGCAGGCTCCTTTGGTTATCCCTCGCGTAAGCGCTTGAAGATTTCTCTTGAAATCTTCTGCGCCCGCTTCGGGATTATTTCGCAGACGGCCTTCGGCCTATGGTTTACGTCGTGCCAATACTCCGTAAATCATCTGCTCAATAAAAAACCCCTATGCCGCAGGCATAAGGGTTAAATAAGACCTTCGTTCCCTACGCTGGCATTATCCAGATCAGGTTATTAGGGTAATCCGCTTACCGCGCGGAACTCTCAGGCTGACGCACAGCCTCCCCTGTTATTATATATAATTACAGCATAAATCTATTTTTTGTCAACTGTTCAATCCGCGGGCAAACCAATTCTGCGTCCTTAAACAGAATTTAACTAACATCAGCATTACCGGCACTTCGATCAGAACGCCGACAACCGTAGCCAGCGCCGCTCCCGATGAGATCCCGAAAAGCATAGTGGCTGTGGCTATGGCGACTTCAAAATGATTGCTCGCGCCGATCATTGCCGAGGGGGCCGCGTCTGCATAGCTTAACTTCAGTTTCTTCGCCAGCCAGTAGGTGATCGCGAAAATCAAACAAGT
This window encodes:
- a CDS encoding sulfide-dependent adenosine diphosphate thiazole synthase is translated as MQLDEIKISKAIIESYNNKLVDALNVDVAIVGAGPAGMCCAYYLAKQGKKVVMFERKLSVGGGMWGGGIMFNEIVFQEKAKAILDEFGVRTRLYEKNYYLADSLETVSTICSKTIKAGVKIFNLISAEDVMIRKNRICGLVLNWTAVQMANLHVDPITMAADFVVDATGHAAEVARIAERKSGISLKTSSGKVNGEQSMWAEVGEDTIVRNSKEVAPGLYVCGMCANAVYGAPRMGPIFGGMLLSGKKVAQEIKNKLK